In Halorussus limi, a genomic segment contains:
- a CDS encoding DUF7322 domain-containing protein, producing the protein MAPDDSTPDDSEDPVAELLPEDPPQAEADLLPDDPAENLGPDPPRVPDTSSNDADPEVKRKFWSLVIVFNVALFGMSLGLMLAGFEGRWRVGGAMFAVGAFAFLRGWHGYRNVRDESDDDGGDDSGDADDSDASVADDAELQKD; encoded by the coding sequence GTGGCTCCCGACGATTCGACGCCGGACGACAGCGAGGACCCGGTAGCCGAACTGCTCCCCGAGGACCCGCCGCAGGCCGAGGCCGACCTGCTCCCGGACGACCCGGCCGAGAACCTCGGACCCGACCCGCCGCGAGTCCCCGACACGTCGAGCAACGACGCCGACCCGGAGGTCAAACGGAAGTTCTGGTCGCTGGTCATCGTCTTCAACGTCGCGCTGTTCGGTATGAGCCTCGGCCTGATGCTCGCCGGGTTCGAGGGGCGCTGGCGAGTCGGCGGCGCGATGTTCGCCGTGGGCGCGTTCGCGTTCCTCCGCGGTTGGCACGGCTACCGGAACGTCCGAGACGAATCTGACGACGACGGAGGAGACGACTCCGGCGACGCCGACGACTCCGACGCGTCCGTCGCCGACGATGCGGAACTCCAGAAGGACTAA
- a CDS encoding DUF7346 family protein, producing the protein MRTVRDESGDLLLLLAESSDACRVRDPETGEESYRDGDDLELVSGESPLTAAARAVPEPARAVLTATPDERALGLLVDLARRGPHSVRHLLSATDLCESDLLGLLTEFRAAGLVEETDVMGERGYATTDRADEGLALLTGE; encoded by the coding sequence ATGCGAACCGTCCGGGACGAGTCGGGAGACCTACTCTTGTTACTCGCGGAGTCGAGCGACGCCTGCAGGGTCCGGGACCCCGAGACCGGCGAGGAGAGCTACCGCGACGGCGACGACCTCGAACTCGTCTCCGGGGAGTCGCCGCTGACCGCGGCGGCCCGCGCGGTTCCGGAACCCGCCCGCGCTGTCCTGACCGCGACGCCCGACGAGCGCGCGCTCGGCCTGCTGGTGGACCTCGCCCGGCGTGGTCCCCACTCGGTCAGACACCTGCTCTCGGCGACCGACCTCTGCGAGAGCGACCTGCTCGGTCTGCTCACGGAGTTCCGCGCCGCCGGTCTGGTCGAGGAGACCGACGTAATGGGCGAGCGCGGTTACGCGACCACCGACCGGGCGGACGAGGGACTCGCACTGCTGACCGGCGAGTAA
- the rad50 gene encoding DNA double-strand break repair ATPase Rad50: MKFDRVRLRNFKCYADADLELDRGVTVIHGLNGSGKSSLLEACFFALYGANALDRTLDDVVTIGEEEAIIELWFTHDGGAYHVRRRIRATGERATTAECVLETPEDTIEGARDVRREVTSLFRMDSEAFVNCAYVRQGEVNKLINASPGQRQDMIDDLLQLGKLEEYRERASDARLGVKSVLDDKRGSLSELESQIEQKEEKDLHARLNDHKSDLKETQSEIERFEDNEETARETRERAVEILDTYEEKRDELESLDEDIEELESEISQTERERTEHGERVRELRERVEDLESTVADLLADTDLDAADDEAIAARLDELDAEDDELQSELSDAQTQAQRFDTQTENLSQRVEELRERASEKRERADELDAEADDAEADLESYREKLEALGEQVEAEKAAFEDAPVEFGEAESYLENRREELTDLREREQELTAELTSLRDSIEEAEELLEEGKCPECGQPVEDSPHVDSLDADRERADELDAELSDVRERREAVESDIETAQRLRDAEQAVESKRENRRNVEQLVENKESSVAEKREEAAELREAADELEADAADKREDAEALREKAADREARVEELEAEREAVAEQQERLEEIRSVREDIADAEDDIERHREKRASLEDQNDLRRDRLADKRERRSDLRESYDEQKVETAREDKREAEDYLEKVEVKLETLREKRDDLQSAIGGVESEIEELERLRDRRDDLAERVESLESLRDEAAELQEMYGDLRAELRQRNVEQLEEMLNEVFDLVYQNDSYARIELDGEYELTVYQKDGETLDPEQLSGGERALFNLSLRCAIYRLLSEGIEGTAPMPPLILDEPTVFLDSGHVSQLAELVASMRELGVEQIVVVSHDDELVAAADDVVWVEKDSVSNRSTVERREAVLKAAD, from the coding sequence GTGAAGTTCGACCGCGTGCGTCTCCGGAACTTCAAGTGCTACGCCGACGCCGACCTCGAACTCGACCGGGGCGTGACCGTCATCCACGGCCTGAACGGGAGCGGCAAGTCGTCGCTGCTGGAGGCCTGTTTCTTCGCGCTCTACGGCGCGAACGCGCTCGACCGCACGCTCGACGACGTGGTGACCATCGGCGAGGAGGAGGCAATCATCGAACTCTGGTTCACTCACGACGGGGGCGCCTACCACGTCCGTCGGCGCATCCGGGCGACCGGCGAGCGCGCGACCACCGCCGAGTGCGTCCTCGAAACGCCCGAGGACACGATAGAGGGAGCGCGAGACGTGCGCCGGGAAGTGACGAGCCTCTTTCGTATGGACTCGGAGGCGTTCGTCAACTGCGCGTACGTCCGGCAGGGCGAGGTCAACAAACTCATCAACGCCTCGCCGGGCCAGCGCCAAGACATGATAGACGACCTGCTCCAACTCGGGAAGTTGGAGGAGTACCGCGAGCGGGCCAGCGACGCCCGACTCGGAGTCAAGTCGGTGCTGGACGACAAGCGGGGCAGTCTCTCGGAGTTGGAGAGCCAGATAGAGCAGAAGGAGGAGAAGGACCTCCACGCGCGTCTGAACGACCACAAGTCCGACCTCAAGGAGACCCAGAGCGAAATCGAGCGGTTCGAGGACAACGAGGAGACCGCCAGAGAGACCCGCGAGCGGGCGGTCGAGATACTCGACACGTACGAGGAGAAGCGCGACGAACTGGAGTCGCTGGACGAGGACATCGAGGAGTTGGAGTCCGAAATCAGCCAGACCGAACGAGAGCGGACCGAACACGGCGAGCGCGTCCGGGAACTCCGCGAGCGCGTCGAGGACCTCGAATCGACGGTCGCCGACCTGCTGGCCGACACCGACCTCGACGCGGCGGACGACGAGGCCATCGCGGCCCGACTCGACGAACTCGACGCCGAGGACGACGAGTTGCAGTCCGAACTGAGCGACGCACAGACGCAGGCACAGCGGTTCGACACGCAGACCGAGAACCTGAGCCAGCGGGTCGAAGAACTCCGAGAGCGCGCGAGCGAGAAGCGCGAGCGCGCCGACGAACTCGACGCCGAGGCCGACGACGCCGAGGCCGACCTCGAATCCTACCGCGAGAAACTAGAGGCCCTCGGCGAGCAGGTCGAGGCCGAGAAGGCGGCGTTCGAGGACGCGCCCGTCGAGTTCGGCGAGGCCGAGTCGTACCTCGAAAATCGGCGCGAGGAACTGACCGACCTCCGGGAGCGCGAACAGGAACTGACCGCCGAACTCACCAGCCTCCGCGACAGCATCGAGGAGGCCGAGGAACTCCTCGAGGAGGGCAAGTGTCCCGAGTGCGGCCAACCCGTCGAGGACTCACCCCACGTCGATTCGCTGGACGCCGACCGCGAGCGCGCCGACGAACTCGACGCCGAGTTGAGCGACGTTCGGGAGCGGCGGGAGGCGGTCGAGAGCGACATCGAGACCGCCCAGCGACTCCGCGACGCGGAACAGGCCGTCGAGAGCAAGCGCGAGAACCGCCGGAACGTCGAGCAGTTGGTCGAGAACAAGGAGTCGTCGGTCGCCGAGAAGCGCGAGGAGGCCGCCGAACTCCGCGAGGCGGCCGACGAACTCGAAGCCGACGCCGCCGACAAGCGCGAGGACGCCGAGGCCCTCCGCGAGAAGGCCGCCGACCGCGAGGCCCGCGTCGAGGAGTTGGAGGCCGAGCGCGAGGCAGTCGCCGAACAGCAGGAGCGTCTGGAGGAGATTCGGTCGGTCCGCGAGGACATCGCGGACGCCGAGGACGACATCGAGCGCCACCGCGAGAAGCGCGCGAGCCTCGAAGACCAGAACGACCTGCGCAGGGACCGACTCGCCGACAAGCGCGAGCGCCGGAGCGACCTCCGGGAGAGCTACGACGAGCAGAAGGTCGAGACCGCCCGCGAAGACAAGCGAGAGGCCGAGGACTACTTGGAGAAGGTCGAGGTGAAGTTGGAGACGCTTCGGGAGAAGCGCGACGACCTCCAGAGCGCCATCGGCGGCGTCGAGAGCGAAATCGAGGAGTTGGAACGCCTGCGCGACCGGCGCGACGACCTCGCCGAGCGCGTCGAGTCGCTGGAGTCGCTGCGCGACGAGGCCGCCGAACTGCAGGAGATGTACGGCGACCTCCGGGCCGAACTCCGCCAGCGCAACGTCGAGCAGTTGGAGGAGATGCTCAACGAGGTGTTCGACCTCGTCTACCAGAACGACTCGTACGCGCGCATCGAACTCGACGGCGAGTACGAACTCACGGTCTACCAGAAGGACGGCGAGACGCTCGACCCCGAACAGCTATCGGGCGGCGAGCGCGCGCTGTTCAACCTGAGCCTGCGGTGTGCCATCTACCGGTTGCTCTCGGAGGGCATCGAGGGAACCGCGCCGATGCCGCCGCTGATTCTGGACGAACCGACGGTCTTCCTCGATTCGGGCCACGTCTCGCAACTCGCCGAACTCGTCGCGTCGATGCGCGAGTTGGGCGTCGAGCAGATAGTCGTGGTGAGCCACGACGACGAACTCGTCGCGGCGGCCGACGACGTGGTGTGGGTCGAGAAGGACTCGGTGTCGAACCGCTCGACGGTCGAGCGCCGCGAAGCGGTGCTGAAAGCGGCCGACTGA
- the mre11 gene encoding DNA double-strand break repair protein Mre11: protein MTRVIHTGDTHLGYRQYHSPERREDFLRAFEQVVTDAIEEDVDAVVHAGDLFHDRRPDLNALHGTISVLRRLRDADIPFLAVVGNHEGTRGRQWLDLFEMLGLATRLGDDPEIVGQTAFYGLDHVPKSKRDDLDYQFADHDQPHAALVSHGLFQPFDLGDWDAEEVLTEANVDFDAMLLGDNHKPGKKEVADTWVTYCGSTERCSTDEREDRGYNIVAFDGETTIARRGLDATRDFEFVEADLAEGEGVERVREKLRERDLDDAVVVVEIDGEGEDVTPARVEEFALDAGALVARVKDRREVDEDEGDLDVSFADPDDAVRERVRDLGLSEAARGIDETVRASKVADSNVRESVQNRVSELVADGDLDAFESAPDDDGSSEGGSDDAPAGESEVGESAADADNATDAEKAPDPDDPEAVEAVAEAAADADAEAAANADAEAAANAETEEGTASAAGDSPSGETDADGTLEEYL from the coding sequence ATGACACGGGTGATACACACGGGGGACACCCACCTCGGGTACCGACAGTACCACTCCCCCGAGCGCCGGGAGGACTTCCTCCGGGCCTTCGAGCAGGTCGTAACGGACGCCATCGAGGAGGACGTAGACGCCGTAGTTCACGCGGGCGACCTGTTCCACGACCGTCGCCCCGACCTGAACGCCCTCCACGGGACCATCTCGGTCCTGCGCCGCCTTCGGGACGCCGACATCCCGTTTCTCGCCGTCGTCGGCAACCACGAGGGGACGCGTGGCCGCCAGTGGCTCGACCTCTTCGAGATGCTGGGGCTGGCCACCCGACTCGGCGACGACCCCGAAATCGTCGGCCAGACGGCCTTCTACGGACTCGACCACGTGCCCAAGTCCAAGCGCGACGACCTCGACTACCAGTTCGCCGACCACGACCAACCACACGCCGCGCTGGTGAGCCACGGCCTGTTCCAGCCCTTCGACCTCGGCGACTGGGACGCCGAGGAGGTGCTGACCGAGGCGAACGTGGACTTCGACGCGATGCTGCTGGGCGACAACCACAAGCCCGGCAAGAAGGAGGTCGCCGACACGTGGGTCACGTACTGCGGGTCGACCGAACGCTGTAGCACCGACGAGCGCGAGGACCGGGGCTACAACATCGTGGCGTTCGACGGCGAGACGACCATCGCCCGCCGGGGCCTCGACGCGACGCGGGACTTCGAGTTCGTCGAGGCGGACCTCGCCGAGGGCGAGGGCGTCGAGCGAGTCCGCGAGAAACTCCGAGAGCGGGACCTCGACGATGCCGTCGTCGTGGTTGAAATCGACGGCGAGGGCGAGGACGTGACGCCCGCCCGCGTCGAGGAGTTCGCGCTCGACGCCGGGGCGCTGGTCGCCCGCGTCAAGGACCGCCGGGAGGTCGACGAAGACGAGGGCGACCTCGACGTGTCGTTCGCCGACCCCGACGACGCGGTGCGCGAGCGAGTCCGCGACCTCGGCCTGAGCGAGGCCGCCCGCGGCATCGACGAGACCGTCCGCGCGAGCAAGGTCGCCGACTCGAACGTCCGCGAGTCGGTCCAGAATCGCGTGAGCGAACTCGTGGCCGACGGCGACCTCGACGCCTTCGAGTCCGCGCCGGACGACGACGGTTCGTCGGAGGGTGGAAGCGACGACGCCCCCGCTGGCGAGAGCGAGGTCGGCGAGTCGGCCGCAGACGCCGACAACGCCACCGACGCGGAGAAAGCGCCCGACCCGGACGACCCGGAGGCCGTAGAAGCGGTCGCCGAGGCCGCAGCGGACGCCGACGCCGAGGCCGCAGCGAACGCCGACGCCGAGGCCGCAGCGAACGCCGAAACCGAAGAGGGGACCGCGAGTGCGGCCGGTGACTCCCCCTCGGGAGAGACCGACGCCGACGGAACGCTGGAGGAGTACCTGTGA
- a CDS encoding antibiotic biosynthesis monooxygenase family protein → MYLVTFRLDPAEYDAEFHELNDAIQAAAEDTEGYLGKRTWHAPESEEVLVVYYWESLDALESFGADSDHERAKQRWTEWYDAYEVTVTEVVEAYGSGFGDDADPPA, encoded by the coding sequence ATGTATCTCGTCACGTTCCGCCTCGACCCGGCGGAGTACGACGCGGAGTTCCACGAGTTGAACGACGCGATTCAAGCGGCCGCCGAGGACACGGAGGGGTATCTGGGTAAGCGGACGTGGCACGCCCCGGAGAGCGAGGAGGTACTCGTCGTGTACTACTGGGAGTCGTTGGACGCGCTCGAGTCGTTCGGAGCAGATTCTGACCACGAGCGGGCGAAACAGCGGTGGACGGAGTGGTACGATGCGTACGAAGTCACCGTTACAGAAGTCGTCGAGGCGTACGGGAGCGGATTCGGTGACGACGCAGACCCGCCCGCGTAG
- the fen gene encoding flap endonuclease-1 produces the protein MGNTDMRQLAVLSAVPFDELDGSVVAVDAHNWLYKYLTTTVKWTRDEVYTTDDGTEVANLVGVVQGLPKFFENDLTPVFVFDGAVTDHKSAEIEQRREERQKREEKLEEAREEGDAVEVARLDAHTQRLTDTIQRTTRELFDRLDVPYIEAPAEGEAQAAHMARTGAVDYCGTEDYDSLLLGAPFTLRQLTSKGDPELMDFEATLEKHDVTWEQLVDIGILCGTDFNEGVSGVGPKTALKEVKEYGDIWGVLEARGESIEKDVDVIRELFLNPTVSDDYEFDAEMDPDMEAAREYVVSEWGVAEDEVERGFERIEESVVQTGLDKWT, from the coding sequence ATGGGAAACACGGACATGCGCCAACTGGCGGTCCTCTCGGCGGTCCCCTTCGACGAACTCGACGGGAGCGTCGTCGCGGTGGACGCCCACAACTGGCTCTACAAGTACCTCACGACGACGGTCAAGTGGACGCGCGACGAGGTGTACACCACCGACGACGGCACCGAAGTCGCCAACCTCGTCGGCGTCGTGCAGGGGCTTCCGAAGTTCTTCGAGAACGACCTCACGCCGGTGTTCGTCTTCGACGGCGCGGTCACCGACCACAAGTCGGCCGAAATCGAACAGCGCCGCGAGGAGCGCCAGAAGCGTGAGGAGAAGTTGGAGGAGGCCCGCGAGGAGGGCGACGCGGTCGAAGTCGCCCGACTCGACGCACACACCCAGCGACTGACCGACACGATTCAGCGCACGACCCGCGAACTGTTCGACCGCCTCGACGTGCCCTACATCGAGGCCCCCGCAGAGGGAGAGGCCCAAGCCGCGCACATGGCCCGCACGGGTGCGGTCGATTACTGCGGAACCGAGGACTACGATTCGCTCCTGCTCGGTGCGCCGTTCACGCTCCGCCAGTTGACCAGCAAGGGCGACCCCGAACTGATGGACTTCGAGGCTACGCTGGAGAAACACGACGTGACGTGGGAGCAGTTGGTGGACATCGGCATCCTCTGTGGCACGGACTTCAACGAGGGCGTCTCGGGCGTCGGTCCGAAGACGGCTCTGAAGGAGGTCAAGGAGTACGGCGACATCTGGGGCGTGCTGGAGGCCCGCGGCGAGAGCATCGAGAAGGACGTGGACGTGATTCGGGAACTGTTCCTGAACCCGACCGTCTCGGACGACTACGAGTTCGACGCCGAGATGGACCCGGACATGGAGGCGGCCCGCGAGTACGTCGTGTCTGAGTGGGGTGTTGCAGAGGACGAGGTGGAACGGGGCTTCGAGCGAATCGAGGAGTCGGTCGTGCAGACCGGTCTCGACAAGTGGACGTAG
- a CDS encoding SdpI family protein, with protein MSLRRSYLAGAFLVALSAAMSALAYPEMPAEMATHWNGAGEIDGRTPKLVALALFPALSAGMLALFAALPRVDPLGENVAQFREQYDTFVVLLLAFLTYVHGLVLAANAGYEFAVMQALAPAIGGLYYYVGVLSAHAERNWFVGIRTPWTISNDEVWRQTHERAAPLFKVAGVVAALGALVPAYAELLVAAPVFAVALYSTVYSYVAYRRVGA; from the coding sequence ATGTCCCTCCGACGAAGCTACCTCGCCGGTGCCTTCCTCGTGGCGCTCTCGGCCGCGATGAGCGCACTGGCCTACCCCGAGATGCCGGCCGAGATGGCGACCCACTGGAACGGGGCGGGCGAAATCGACGGCCGAACGCCCAAGCTAGTCGCGCTCGCGCTGTTCCCGGCGCTGTCGGCCGGGATGCTCGCGCTGTTTGCCGCTCTCCCGCGTGTCGATCCTCTCGGCGAGAACGTCGCGCAGTTCCGCGAGCAGTACGACACCTTCGTCGTCCTCCTGCTCGCCTTCCTGACTTACGTCCACGGACTCGTCCTCGCGGCCAACGCGGGCTACGAGTTCGCCGTGATGCAGGCGCTCGCGCCCGCCATCGGCGGACTGTACTACTACGTCGGCGTCCTCTCGGCCCACGCCGAGCGCAACTGGTTCGTCGGCATCCGGACTCCGTGGACAATCTCGAACGACGAAGTCTGGCGACAGACCCACGAGCGCGCCGCCCCGCTGTTCAAAGTCGCGGGCGTCGTGGCCGCGCTCGGCGCATTGGTTCCGGCCTACGCCGAACTCCTCGTCGCGGCCCCGGTGTTCGCGGTGGCGCTCTACAGCACGGTCTACTCCTACGTCGCGTACCGACGCGTCGGCGCGTAG
- a CDS encoding HalOD1 output domain-containing protein: MPDEATPDTGRSTGEDSPTYEYNPDEDETVIESVLHAVEAATDTRLLPSSRKPGATAGRERVRPLHDVVDPEALARLSSAATEVRVTFPYAGCTVTVAGTDAVLVTEESPP; the protein is encoded by the coding sequence ATGCCTGACGAAGCCACCCCCGACACCGGCCGGTCGACCGGCGAGGACTCTCCCACCTACGAGTACAACCCCGACGAGGACGAAACCGTCATCGAATCGGTGCTTCACGCCGTCGAAGCGGCCACCGACACTCGCCTCCTGCCGAGTTCCCGTAAACCGGGTGCGACCGCCGGACGCGAGCGGGTTCGGCCGCTTCACGACGTGGTCGACCCCGAGGCGCTCGCCCGCCTCTCCTCGGCCGCCACCGAGGTTCGTGTGACGTTTCCCTACGCCGGATGTACGGTGACGGTCGCCGGTACCGACGCCGTGCTGGTGACCGAGGAGTCACCGCCGTAG
- a CDS encoding bacterio-opsin activator domain-containing protein, with translation MATIAEFTIPANDFALGRVFERLPEAAIELERVVPTDDHILPYFWVRDGDADDVREILADEPSFLSVTLMDDLDDEGLFRAEWNPDVEGVLTAILESGLTLLSAFGVQGNWTFEFRAADTDQISTFQQYCTDHGINVTLTRLKSLAEMQVGDEYNLTTNQHEALLLAFEEGYYDDPRETDLETLASRVGISRPAFANRLRRGIRNVLGSTIAQHDSSDDAAE, from the coding sequence ATGGCGACCATCGCGGAGTTCACTATCCCGGCCAACGACTTCGCTCTCGGCCGCGTCTTCGAGCGCCTTCCGGAGGCGGCTATCGAACTCGAACGCGTCGTTCCCACCGACGACCACATCCTGCCGTACTTCTGGGTTCGCGACGGCGACGCCGACGACGTCCGAGAGATTCTCGCGGACGAGCCCTCGTTCCTGTCGGTGACGCTCATGGACGACCTCGACGACGAGGGTCTGTTTCGCGCCGAGTGGAATCCTGACGTCGAAGGCGTCCTGACAGCCATCTTGGAGAGCGGTCTGACGCTGCTGTCGGCGTTCGGCGTGCAGGGGAACTGGACGTTCGAGTTCCGCGCCGCGGACACGGACCAGATTTCGACGTTCCAGCAGTACTGCACCGACCACGGCATCAACGTGACGCTGACACGGCTGAAATCGCTGGCGGAGATGCAGGTTGGCGACGAGTACAATCTCACGACCAACCAGCACGAGGCGTTGCTCCTCGCCTTCGAGGAAGGGTACTACGACGACCCGCGCGAGACCGACCTCGAGACGCTCGCGTCCCGAGTCGGCATCTCGCGGCCGGCGTTCGCGAATCGCCTCCGTCGGGGGATTCGGAACGTCCTCGGGAGCACCATCGCCCAGCACGACTCGTCGGACGACGCGGCCGAATGA
- a CDS encoding DUF3054 domain-containing protein, with protein MSNAEGLLGSRFDRSRATAGLALGDLLVLAGFLTAGSLNHGVDPVSMPGHVAGTIAPFLVGWVVASLVAGAYAPDATRTVGTAVLRAVSAWVPAAAIGLTLRSTGFFHGDSPVTFILVVTVVGIVCFSAWRAFAAYLW; from the coding sequence ATGAGCAACGCCGAAGGACTTCTGGGCTCGCGGTTCGACCGCTCGCGCGCCACCGCGGGACTCGCGCTCGGCGACCTGTTGGTACTCGCGGGGTTTCTCACGGCCGGGTCGCTCAACCACGGGGTCGACCCCGTCTCGATGCCGGGACACGTCGCGGGGACGATCGCCCCGTTTCTCGTCGGATGGGTCGTCGCCTCGCTGGTCGCGGGGGCGTACGCACCCGACGCGACGCGCACGGTCGGCACCGCTGTCCTGCGCGCCGTCTCGGCGTGGGTTCCCGCGGCGGCCATCGGACTGACGCTCCGCTCGACCGGATTCTTCCACGGCGACTCGCCGGTGACGTTCATCCTCGTCGTGACCGTCGTCGGAATCGTCTGCTTCTCGGCGTGGCGAGCGTTCGCGGCGTACCTCTGGTGA